One window of Sulfurospirillum sp. 1612 genomic DNA carries:
- the fabD gene encoding ACP S-malonyltransferase has translation MINFAGIFPGQGSQKVGMGKDFFEHSKIAREMIERASNRLDIDFENLLFQENENLEKTQFSQASILLVSMIAYTLFSEQVRTAPQYFLGHSLGEFSALSATGSLDYLDAVELVYHRGLFMTEACEGQNAGMMALLGLSDAICERVVSAAQESGKKIWIANYNNDGQIVIAGNKSDLEEMESTFKEEGAKRAILLKMSVASHCPILMTAQPKLKASLERWVGETFTTPIISNVTAQAYQNKADAVALLEKQLIMPVRYKQSIKSIEDDVDLYVEFGGNVLKGINKKITSKNTISITDMATLEKAVLEFA, from the coding sequence ATGATAAATTTTGCAGGTATATTCCCCGGACAAGGAAGCCAAAAAGTTGGCATGGGAAAAGACTTTTTTGAGCACTCTAAAATAGCAAGAGAGATGATTGAACGTGCGAGCAATCGATTGGATATAGATTTTGAAAATTTATTGTTTCAAGAGAATGAAAATCTTGAAAAGACACAATTTTCTCAAGCATCTATTTTACTCGTGAGTATGATTGCCTACACGTTATTTAGTGAGCAAGTGCGTACGGCACCGCAATATTTTCTAGGACACTCTTTGGGTGAATTTTCAGCACTCAGTGCCACAGGGTCACTTGATTATCTTGATGCTGTTGAGCTTGTATATCATCGTGGATTATTCATGACAGAAGCTTGTGAGGGACAAAATGCAGGTATGATGGCGCTACTTGGTTTGAGTGATGCGATTTGTGAACGTGTTGTATCAGCAGCCCAAGAATCTGGTAAAAAAATCTGGATTGCCAATTATAATAACGATGGTCAAATTGTTATCGCGGGAAACAAATCAGATCTTGAAGAGATGGAATCTACCTTCAAAGAAGAAGGTGCAAAACGTGCTATTTTGTTGAAAATGTCTGTGGCAAGTCATTGTCCTATTTTGATGACCGCACAACCAAAGCTTAAAGCTTCTCTTGAGAGATGGGTGGGTGAGACGTTTACGACTCCTATTATCTCCAATGTGACGGCGCAAGCGTATCAAAATAAAGCCGATGCTGTGGCGCTACTTGAAAAACAATTGATTATGCCAGTACGCTATAAACAATCAATTAAAAGTATTGAAGATGATGTCGATCTTTATGTTGAATTTGGTGGCAATGTTTTGAAGGGAATTAACAAGAAAATTACCTCAAAAAATACAATATCAATCACAGATATGGCCACGCTAGAGAAGGCAGTCTTGGAATTTGCATGA
- a CDS encoding ATP-binding protein, with product MSKLSKKLLRITGKTNGRYELIKENDTILLGLSGGKDSLCLAHVLRHMQRVAPFKFKFLAVTISYGMGEDLEKLHAHCVEYDIPHEIVDTKIYDLAKEKIRENSSFCSFFSRMRRGALYTYALEHGFKKVALAHHLDDAVESFFMNFSYNGALRSMPPIYQAKNGLWVIRPFIHVRERQLVEQAREFPIDPISDEACPAMRFDVKMPIARAKTKEMLAKMEEENHDLFTSLRKSFENINTSSFCEEEYLDR from the coding sequence TTGTCAAAGCTTAGTAAAAAACTCCTAAGAATCACAGGCAAAACCAATGGTCGATATGAGTTAATCAAAGAAAATGACACCATACTACTAGGACTCAGCGGTGGGAAAGATTCTCTTTGTTTGGCTCATGTTCTGCGTCATATGCAGCGTGTTGCCCCTTTTAAATTTAAATTTTTAGCCGTCACTATTAGCTATGGAATGGGAGAAGACCTCGAAAAATTGCATGCGCATTGTGTTGAATATGATATTCCTCATGAAATCGTTGATACTAAGATTTATGATTTAGCCAAAGAGAAAATTCGAGAGAATTCCTCTTTTTGTAGCTTCTTTTCCAGAATGCGACGGGGTGCTTTGTATACGTATGCCCTTGAGCATGGATTTAAAAAAGTGGCATTGGCGCACCATTTAGATGATGCGGTTGAGAGTTTCTTTATGAATTTCTCCTACAATGGTGCTTTGCGTTCGATGCCCCCGATTTATCAAGCAAAAAATGGGTTATGGGTCATTCGACCATTTATACATGTCAGAGAGCGTCAATTAGTTGAGCAAGCGCGGGAGTTTCCTATTGATCCTATTTCAGATGAAGCCTGTCCCGCGATGCGATTTGATGTCAAAATGCCGATAGCAAGAGCAAAAACTAAAGAGATGCTGGCAAAGATGGAAGAGGAAAATCATGATCTCTTCACTTCGTTGCGAAAATCTTTTGAAAATATCAACACCTCTAGTTTTTGCGAGGAAGAATACCTAGACCGGTAG
- a CDS encoding nitrilase-related carbon-nitrogen hydrolase has protein sequence MKVTIAQISPKLKKITPLEFVNHLSKVDPNTQLVIFPELALNGYLLKDAVFEDAYTLEEIEQFAALATPYDLVFGAIIKENHKFYNSSIYCESGKIKHIHHKSALPNYGLFQEARFFFKGTPVDAFETRFGKTFVAICEELYDAKTIAEITEHKPDLVIVISNSPARGFSDEGLLIQKQWDALLGTTALLSGANVIFANRVGFEDGLGFWGGSCFISPKGTVECRAPLFEEAFLMMQINTKLSQTQKYLLRGYE, from the coding sequence ATGAAAGTCACCATTGCCCAAATTTCACCTAAATTAAAAAAGATTACCCCATTAGAATTTGTCAATCATCTCTCAAAGGTCGATCCTAATACACAATTGGTCATTTTCCCTGAACTGGCACTCAATGGTTACTTACTGAAAGATGCGGTCTTTGAGGATGCTTATACTTTAGAAGAGATTGAGCAATTTGCCGCACTCGCGACGCCTTATGATTTGGTATTTGGAGCCATCATAAAAGAGAACCATAAATTTTACAATAGCTCAATTTATTGTGAATCGGGTAAAATCAAACACATTCATCATAAAAGTGCCTTGCCAAATTATGGTTTGTTTCAAGAAGCAAGATTTTTTTTCAAAGGGACACCTGTTGATGCTTTTGAAACAAGATTTGGTAAAACTTTTGTTGCGATTTGTGAAGAGTTGTATGATGCAAAAACCATTGCAGAGATTACGGAGCATAAGCCCGATTTGGTGATAGTCATATCGAATTCTCCAGCTCGTGGGTTTAGTGATGAGGGATTGTTGATACAAAAACAGTGGGATGCGCTGCTAGGTACGACTGCTTTGTTGAGTGGTGCTAATGTGATATTTGCCAATCGTGTTGGTTTTGAAGATGGTCTTGGCTTTTGGGGAGGGTCTTGTTTTATCTCACCAAAAGGTACCGTTGAATGCCGTGCACCACTCTTTGAAGAAGCATTTCTGATGATGCAAATCAACACAAAATTATCACAAACACAAAAATATTTATTAAGAGGATACGAATAA
- the ppsA gene encoding phosphoenolpyruvate synthase — protein MEKRYIKWFEDISLKDIPEVGGKNANLGEMYQHLKPIGVNVPNGFAITSEAYQYIFDFNNLWKPLEKLLHHDLVVDDINSLQKISKKCKKLVNAATIPPDLADEILDNYAKLKTQYGEKLRLAVRSSATAEDSKEASFAGQNETYLNISSKKALLMAYKQCIASNFEARSIHYKHANHFDYLKVFVSVVVMKMVRSDKATSGVIFSIDTETGFEDVVFISAAYGLGENIVQGVIEPDTFYVHKPTLEAGHRCVLKRRRGKKEKKMIFAAKNNNKFSSSKYTKNIDVTQKEQNRFCLSDDEVLLLADYTMKIEHHYSNLLGVNTPMDIEWAKDGLDGIIYIVQARPETVHSNKDKLILETYKLKQTGTIVTTGNAIGTKIGTGSVRLIQNTQDLKKFKSGEILVANTTTPDWEPVMKRAAAIITNHGGRTCHAAIISRELGVPAIVGTKNATEVLNNAQKITVSCAEGEIGNIYDGTLDFEVTRTNLKEVQKQPIKIMMNLANPDLAFSLTSLPVDGVGLARMEFIISTYIKAHPMAIRHPEKLNKKEKAALDQLSTAYQTKEEFFVTTLSEGIATIAASVYPNPCIVRMSDFKSNEYANLIGGRVFEVAEENPMIGFRGAARYSHPSYKEGFELECRAMKRVRDEMGFTNVILMIPFCRRVAEGKQVLDTMAQYGLKRGENNLLIYVMCEIPNNVISIDEFSKIFDGFSIGSNDLTQLTLGVDRESEIVAFDYDERDPGVLEMIKMAVLGAKRNHRYSGICGQAPSDYPEIAKYLLDIGIESISLNPDSVLNVIQTLNTLQQTKKPPLPV, from the coding sequence ATGGAAAAGCGATATATAAAATGGTTTGAGGATATCAGTCTCAAAGATATCCCCGAAGTAGGTGGGAAAAATGCAAATCTTGGCGAGATGTACCAACATTTAAAACCAATAGGCGTCAATGTCCCCAACGGTTTTGCTATTACTTCTGAAGCATACCAATACATTTTTGACTTCAATAATCTTTGGAAACCTCTAGAAAAACTGCTGCATCATGATTTGGTTGTTGATGACATTAACAGTCTGCAAAAGATTAGTAAAAAATGTAAAAAACTTGTTAATGCAGCGACGATTCCACCAGATTTAGCTGATGAAATTCTAGATAATTATGCCAAACTTAAAACCCAATATGGAGAGAAGTTGCGGCTTGCTGTCCGCTCATCTGCAACCGCTGAAGATTCTAAAGAAGCTTCTTTTGCAGGACAAAATGAAACCTATCTGAATATCAGCAGTAAAAAAGCATTGCTCATGGCATACAAACAGTGTATCGCATCAAATTTTGAAGCCAGAAGTATTCACTACAAGCATGCCAATCATTTTGATTATCTAAAAGTCTTTGTTTCCGTAGTCGTCATGAAAATGGTCAGAAGTGACAAGGCAACCAGTGGCGTGATTTTTAGTATTGATACAGAAACGGGTTTTGAGGATGTTGTCTTTATCAGCGCAGCATACGGTTTGGGAGAAAATATTGTTCAAGGGGTGATAGAACCCGACACCTTCTATGTACATAAACCGACATTAGAGGCCGGTCATCGATGTGTTCTCAAAAGAAGACGGGGTAAAAAAGAGAAAAAAATGATTTTTGCTGCAAAAAATAATAATAAATTTTCCTCTTCTAAATATACAAAAAATATAGATGTCACACAAAAAGAACAAAATCGCTTTTGTCTTAGCGATGACGAGGTTCTCTTGCTCGCAGATTACACTATGAAGATAGAACATCATTATTCAAACCTTTTAGGAGTCAATACCCCTATGGATATCGAATGGGCAAAAGATGGGCTTGATGGTATCATTTATATCGTTCAAGCACGACCTGAGACGGTTCACTCTAACAAAGATAAACTGATTCTAGAAACGTATAAATTAAAACAAACCGGTACGATAGTGACAACGGGCAATGCGATTGGGACCAAGATAGGCACAGGAAGTGTTCGTCTTATCCAAAATACCCAAGATTTGAAGAAATTCAAAAGTGGAGAAATTCTCGTTGCTAATACTACCACTCCAGATTGGGAACCGGTGATGAAAAGAGCTGCTGCCATCATCACAAATCATGGTGGACGCACGTGTCATGCGGCCATTATAAGCCGTGAACTTGGCGTCCCTGCCATCGTGGGAACGAAAAATGCCACAGAAGTACTCAACAATGCACAAAAGATCACCGTCAGCTGTGCAGAGGGAGAAATCGGCAATATTTATGATGGTACTCTTGATTTTGAAGTGACACGTACCAATCTCAAAGAGGTACAAAAACAACCCATAAAAATCATGATGAATCTAGCAAATCCAGATTTGGCATTTTCACTCACCTCTCTTCCTGTCGATGGTGTAGGACTTGCTAGGATGGAGTTTATTATCAGTACCTATATCAAAGCGCATCCCATGGCTATCAGACATCCAGAGAAGCTGAACAAGAAAGAGAAAGCAGCACTGGATCAATTAAGCACCGCATATCAAACCAAAGAGGAATTTTTTGTCACAACATTATCGGAGGGAATTGCAACCATAGCAGCATCTGTGTATCCAAATCCTTGCATTGTCAGAATGAGTGATTTTAAATCTAACGAATATGCCAATTTGATAGGGGGTCGTGTTTTTGAAGTGGCAGAAGAGAATCCGATGATTGGATTTAGAGGAGCCGCAAGGTATTCACACCCATCCTATAAAGAGGGATTTGAACTTGAGTGTCGCGCGATGAAAAGAGTACGAGATGAGATGGGTTTTACCAATGTTATCTTGATGATTCCTTTTTGCAGACGCGTTGCTGAGGGGAAACAAGTCCTTGATACAATGGCACAATATGGGCTAAAAAGAGGAGAGAACAATCTTTTAATTTATGTGATGTGTGAAATCCCCAATAATGTCATCTCAATCGATGAATTTAGCAAAATTTTTGATGGTTTTAGTATCGGAAGCAACGATTTAACACAGCTAACCCTAGGCGTAGACCGAGAGAGTGAAATCGTCGCCTTTGATTACGATGAGAGAGACCCTGGCGTTTTAGAGATGATTAAAATGGCAGTATTAGGAGCAAAACGTAACCATCGCTATAGTGGTATTTGTGGACAAGCGCCCTCTGACTATCCAGAGATTGCCAAATATCTACTCGATATCGGAATAGAATCTATAAGTTTAAATCCCGATAGCGTTTTAAATGTCATACAGACTTTAAATACATTGCAACAGACGAAGAAACCACCACTACCGGTCTAG
- the recO gene encoding recombination protein RecO — translation MQGYIININKARDEDLIITILSPEHKYTTYRFYGARHSTINLGYKIDFELEHSSKSTIPKLRNILHLASKWNIQREHMFLWQQYIRLFYAHLKDIDEIDPFYFNMLEKSHEIWHQQNPKRVAVEAYISLLEFEGRLHHDLICFQCERVIQDHVAFLRAFLPAHPGCVYKTGYPIASIVELFENKSTLFLDDNEIDNLWQILCEGF, via the coding sequence ATGCAAGGTTACATTATCAACATCAATAAAGCCCGTGATGAGGATCTCATCATCACCATATTATCACCCGAACACAAATATACAACGTATCGGTTTTATGGAGCACGCCACTCCACCATCAACCTGGGGTATAAGATAGATTTTGAATTGGAGCACTCCAGTAAATCCACCATACCAAAGTTGAGAAATATCCTCCATTTGGCTTCAAAATGGAATATTCAAAGAGAGCATATGTTTTTGTGGCAACAATACATTCGTCTCTTTTATGCCCATCTCAAAGATATTGATGAGATTGATCCCTTTTATTTTAATATGCTTGAAAAATCTCATGAGATTTGGCATCAACAAAATCCCAAACGGGTTGCGGTTGAAGCGTATATTTCATTATTAGAGTTTGAGGGAAGATTGCATCATGATCTTATTTGTTTCCAATGTGAACGTGTGATTCAAGATCACGTCGCATTCTTACGCGCATTTTTACCCGCACATCCGGGATGTGTTTACAAGACAGGTTACCCAATAGCATCGATTGTAGAGTTATTTGAAAACAAAAGCACCCTATTTTTAGATGATAATGAAATCGACAATCTATGGCAAATTCTTTGTGAAGGATTTTAG
- a CDS encoding Fis family transcriptional regulator: MDVEQVTVVTTKKIPKILVAQQVATVGVVVDKSYIAKSRASVEALKSANLLKSLNLNALIHGERGVGKYKLANYVMDAPTIDGSKLQELLSAIEIHDKLIVKNFDKISNYTKVKNSLNKHKNRMIATSTSSLNNKIEDEFFSLKIYIPPLSQRPEDVEGLCELFYDEASEIFGKQANRIDCKNTAVDISENCYSLRRSIYSAYLKNSFDETDIMNIMENFLLDKLEEESDYRNLLYLFDVPLIKSGFAKFGSQLSMSKAFGLNRNTLRKKINEYRLDEEKK, from the coding sequence GTGGATGTGGAGCAGGTGACAGTTGTCACGACGAAAAAGATACCCAAGATTCTTGTTGCTCAACAGGTGGCAACGGTGGGTGTTGTGGTTGATAAAAGCTACATTGCAAAATCGAGAGCTTCTGTGGAAGCTCTCAAATCTGCGAATCTACTCAAGAGTTTAAATTTAAATGCGCTCATTCACGGCGAGCGAGGTGTCGGAAAATATAAATTAGCAAACTATGTGATGGATGCCCCTACGATAGATGGATCTAAATTACAAGAATTGTTGAGTGCCATTGAGATTCATGATAAGTTAATTGTCAAAAATTTTGATAAAATATCAAACTATACTAAAGTAAAAAATTCTTTAAATAAACATAAAAATAGGATGATTGCAACCAGCACATCAAGTCTCAATAATAAAATTGAAGATGAATTTTTTAGTCTTAAGATCTATATTCCCCCATTGTCTCAAAGGCCTGAGGATGTGGAGGGTTTATGTGAACTCTTTTATGATGAGGCCAGTGAAATATTTGGTAAGCAAGCCAATCGTATTGATTGTAAAAATACGGCAGTGGATATCAGTGAAAATTGTTATTCTCTGAGAAGATCAATATACTCAGCTTATTTGAAAAACTCTTTTGATGAGACGGATATTATGAATATCATGGAAAATTTTCTACTCGACAAACTTGAGGAAGAGAGCGATTATAGAAATCTTTTGTATCTGTTTGACGTCCCTTTGATCAAAAGTGGATTTGCCAAATTTGGCTCACAACTCTCTATGAGTAAAGCTTTTGGCTTAAATCGAAACACATTGAGAAAAAAAATCAACGAATATCGACTAGATGAGGAAAAGAAATGA
- a CDS encoding 5'-methylthioadenosine/adenosylhomocysteine nucleosidase, whose amino-acid sequence MKIAIMGAMIEEIDPFLVTDGDEPLLQFFKKHNECQYGGNLYHEATFKGHDIILAYSKIGKVNAALSASTLIEKFGAEMVLFSGVAGAVNSELKIGDLVAATQLCQHDLDITAFGHPYGYVPEGAVYVDASAKLLAIATEVAEEKNINLKHGIIATGDQFIADHEKKDWIKSTFKADALEMEGAAVAVVCDACNVPFFIMRSISDAADSDAAFDFDEFLKHSAQRSSRFIISMLDKILVKA is encoded by the coding sequence ATGAAAATCGCAATCATGGGTGCAATGATTGAAGAAATTGACCCCTTTTTAGTTACTGATGGCGATGAGCCTCTGTTGCAATTTTTTAAAAAACACAATGAATGCCAATATGGTGGAAATCTGTATCATGAAGCGACTTTTAAAGGTCATGATATTATTTTAGCATACAGCAAGATTGGAAAAGTTAATGCCGCACTCAGTGCTTCTACTTTAATTGAAAAGTTTGGGGCAGAAATGGTTTTATTTAGCGGTGTTGCAGGAGCGGTGAATTCGGAGTTGAAAATCGGAGACTTGGTTGCAGCGACACAATTATGCCAACATGATTTGGATATCACTGCTTTTGGTCATCCTTATGGATATGTTCCTGAGGGGGCTGTCTATGTCGATGCTTCTGCAAAATTGCTTGCTATTGCGACTGAAGTGGCTGAGGAAAAAAATATCAATCTCAAACACGGTATTATAGCCACAGGAGACCAATTTATCGCAGATCATGAGAAAAAAGATTGGATCAAAAGTACCTTTAAGGCAGATGCTCTTGAGATGGAAGGTGCCGCAGTGGCAGTAGTGTGTGATGCCTGTAATGTACCATTTTTTATCATGAGATCGATTAGTGATGCCGCAGATTCTGATGCTGCCTTTGATTTTGATGAATTTTTAAAACACTCAGCACAAAGAAGTAGCCGTTTTATTATCTCAATGTTGGATAAAATTCTTGTCAAAGCTTAG